From Sphingomonas bisphenolicum, one genomic window encodes:
- a CDS encoding 2Fe-2S iron-sulfur cluster-binding protein translates to MATEGGYTLELARSGKTIAVEEGETMLDALLSAGVNVGFACSEGICGTCEVKVLDGIPDHRDHFLSDDDKAANKSIMVCCSGSKTANLVLDI, encoded by the coding sequence ATGGCGACCGAGGGCGGCTATACGCTTGAACTCGCCAGGAGCGGCAAGACCATCGCGGTGGAGGAAGGCGAAACGATGCTCGACGCGCTGCTGAGCGCTGGGGTCAATGTCGGCTTCGCCTGCTCGGAAGGGATTTGCGGCACGTGCGAGGTCAAGGTGCTGGACGGCATCCCCGACCATCGCGACCATTTCCTCAGCGATGATGACAAGGCCGCCAACAAGTCGATCATGGTCTGCTGCTCGGGATCGAAAACGGCAAACCTCGTCCTCGACATCTGA
- a CDS encoding Rieske 2Fe-2S domain-containing protein encodes MQSTDSADMTRVGPGTVMGTMMRQYWLPAVLSSEVKADGDPVRLMILCEKLIAFRDSSGRVGIMDHRCPHRCASLFIGRNEENGIRCVYHGWKFDVDGKCVDMPSVPARMDFKEKVHAKAYKTHEANGLIWVYMGENQSAPPPLPEIEATMHPDAEIWCLQRDCNWLQALEGDIDTSHVGFLHVGSIEADDLDEDHPMRPTVLNRAPDYEVAQADWGVMYGGYRPNDDGQMSWRVAHYMFPFWTQTPNNRFATRAIARAWVPMDDEHSMLFDITCGVDAGNPAYTSTLKDGTPLFAPLEYAPNTTDWYGRWRSPDSEKNDWAIDRETQRNGTQFTGIANITMQDQAVTESMGPITDHSFENLAPTDQMIARVRRRVLLAARALANKGTLPPGIEDPSIFYRARAGSFLHDPSDTLANAYESALAKAVRWPDKVEAAE; translated from the coding sequence ATGCAGTCCACTGATAGCGCCGACATGACCAGGGTTGGACCGGGCACGGTCATGGGCACGATGATGCGCCAATATTGGCTGCCCGCCGTCCTGTCCTCCGAGGTGAAGGCCGATGGCGACCCGGTGCGCCTGATGATCCTGTGCGAAAAGCTGATCGCCTTCCGCGACAGCAGCGGCCGGGTCGGCATCATGGACCACCGCTGCCCCCATCGCTGCGCGTCGCTGTTTATCGGCCGCAACGAGGAAAACGGCATACGCTGCGTCTATCATGGCTGGAAGTTCGACGTCGACGGCAAGTGCGTGGACATGCCGTCGGTTCCCGCGCGCATGGACTTCAAGGAAAAGGTCCATGCCAAGGCGTACAAGACCCACGAGGCGAACGGTCTGATCTGGGTCTATATGGGCGAGAACCAGTCCGCCCCGCCGCCGCTGCCTGAAATCGAGGCGACGATGCACCCGGACGCCGAAATCTGGTGCCTGCAACGCGACTGCAACTGGCTCCAGGCGCTGGAAGGCGACATCGACACCAGCCATGTCGGCTTCCTGCATGTCGGTTCGATCGAGGCGGACGATCTGGATGAAGACCATCCGATGCGCCCGACCGTCCTCAACCGCGCGCCCGACTATGAAGTCGCGCAGGCCGACTGGGGCGTCATGTATGGCGGCTATCGCCCGAACGACGATGGCCAGATGAGCTGGCGCGTCGCCCATTATATGTTCCCATTCTGGACGCAGACGCCGAACAACCGCTTCGCGACCCGCGCCATCGCCCGCGCCTGGGTGCCGATGGACGACGAGCATTCGATGCTGTTCGACATCACCTGCGGTGTCGATGCGGGCAACCCCGCTTATACCTCGACGCTCAAGGACGGCACACCGCTGTTCGCGCCGCTGGAATATGCGCCCAACACCACCGACTGGTATGGCCGCTGGCGCTCGCCCGACAGCGAGAAGAACGACTGGGCGATCGATCGCGAAACCCAGCGCAACGGCACCCAGTTCACCGGCATCGCCAATATCACGATGCAGGACCAGGCGGTGACCGAAAGCATGGGGCCGATCACCGACCACAGCTTTGAAAATCTGGCGCCGACCGACCAGATGATCGCCCGCGTCCGCCGCCGCGTGTTGCTCGCCGCCCGCGCGCTCGCCAACAAGGGCACGCTGCCGCCGGGCATCGAAGACCCCAGCATCTTCTACCGGGCGCGCGCAGGCTCCTTCCTGCACGATCCCAGCGACACGCTGGCCAATGCCTATGAATCGGCGCTGGCCAAGGCGGTGCGCTGGCCCGACAAGGTCGAAGCGGCTGAGTGA
- a CDS encoding TonB-dependent receptor, which yields MIFSFKTSSALGAIIAVMAAAPAFAQADQPAPQQAAQQDALFPEDIVVTAERRESTVREVPFSIAAFGGELLREAQVYSPAALTQQMPGITVNTADKSLSIVAIRGNVSTFRTATLDTPVAYFMDDVYYVFNNDLNANFYDTDRVEVLRGPQGTLFGRNVVGGAIAVITKNPDFKDDYYAQITGGNGGYVRTEGMVNGTLVDDKIAGRFAFSTEHNDGLIDTPNQSGSYGKSDSYSARGKLLFQPTDTLKIVLSGDYSYTKGNGGAIQLGIGGNQVIPDTFGDFSDDKWTNNDFVASPYRQRLRGGYLRGDLDLLGGTLTSITGYRMNDSRAINDDVPVGTEVPVFDRRQVVKNRSFTQEVRFASAPGRFSYVVGAYFLSADVSTTNIFFYSPLPGSAVNASVRRNPDVTNITRVQEGNVRSLAVFGEATFEITDKLAVVAGGRYTSDRKKIDYHAFSTTDAGAIPGFGFPGEVFASGGKTWDAFTPRFTLKFEPMDKVNMYATYAKGFKSGGFVDNAYRNPTIPLEPEKAENYEIGAKSRLFDNKLDLNVALFRQTTKNLQNFSGAGGIAHTYNGTLKMKGLEVESVIRPVEDLRLTANYTHLVGKYTSLRDPLVNLDYSGNPAKFAPRDSFTVGAAYTGRLGNGATLTPQADFNFSTRISTDDANTLRLYDNLHEDTRGRTLNARLNYETADGRFQIGLWGKNLTNNYQIVNADDITAFLAVPGNGTTYWKIFTNTPRTYGLTLSFRH from the coding sequence ATGATTTTCAGCTTTAAAACATCCTCCGCGCTGGGCGCGATCATCGCCGTGATGGCGGCTGCCCCCGCCTTTGCGCAGGCCGATCAGCCAGCCCCGCAACAGGCCGCACAACAAGATGCTCTGTTCCCGGAAGATATCGTCGTCACTGCCGAGCGTCGCGAATCGACGGTGCGTGAAGTGCCCTTTTCGATTGCAGCCTTTGGCGGCGAACTGCTGCGCGAGGCGCAGGTCTACAGCCCGGCCGCCCTGACGCAGCAGATGCCCGGCATCACCGTCAACACCGCCGACAAGTCGCTGTCGATCGTCGCGATCCGCGGCAATGTGTCGACCTTCCGTACCGCCACGCTCGATACGCCGGTCGCCTATTTCATGGACGACGTCTATTATGTGTTCAACAACGATCTGAACGCGAATTTCTACGACACCGATCGCGTCGAAGTGCTGCGCGGGCCGCAGGGCACCTTGTTCGGACGCAATGTGGTGGGCGGTGCGATCGCCGTTATCACCAAGAATCCCGACTTCAAGGATGATTATTACGCCCAGATCACCGGCGGCAATGGCGGCTATGTGCGCACCGAAGGCATGGTCAACGGCACGCTGGTCGACGACAAGATCGCCGGCCGCTTCGCGTTCAGCACCGAACATAATGACGGCCTGATCGACACGCCGAACCAGTCGGGCAGCTACGGCAAGTCGGACAGCTATTCGGCGCGCGGCAAATTGCTGTTCCAGCCGACGGACACGCTCAAGATCGTCCTGTCGGGCGATTACAGCTATACCAAGGGCAATGGCGGCGCGATCCAGCTCGGCATCGGCGGCAATCAAGTCATCCCCGATACGTTCGGCGATTTCAGCGACGACAAGTGGACGAATAACGATTTCGTGGCCTCGCCCTATCGCCAGCGTCTGCGCGGCGGCTATTTGCGCGGCGACCTCGATCTGCTGGGCGGCACGCTGACGTCGATCACCGGCTATCGCATGAACGACAGCCGCGCGATCAACGACGACGTGCCGGTTGGCACCGAAGTTCCCGTGTTCGACCGCCGCCAGGTGGTGAAAAACCGCAGCTTCACGCAGGAAGTCCGCTTCGCCTCGGCGCCGGGCCGCTTCTCCTATGTGGTCGGGGCCTATTTCCTGTCGGCCGATGTTTCGACCACCAACATCTTCTTCTACAGCCCGCTGCCGGGTTCGGCGGTCAATGCCAGCGTCCGGCGCAATCCGGACGTGACCAACATCACCCGCGTCCAGGAAGGCAATGTCCGCAGCCTGGCCGTGTTCGGCGAAGCGACCTTCGAGATCACCGACAAGCTGGCCGTCGTTGCAGGCGGCCGCTACACATCGGACCGCAAGAAGATCGACTATCACGCTTTCTCGACCACCGACGCCGGCGCGATCCCGGGCTTCGGCTTCCCCGGCGAGGTGTTCGCGTCGGGCGGCAAGACCTGGGACGCCTTCACCCCGCGCTTCACGCTGAAGTTCGAGCCGATGGACAAGGTCAACATGTATGCGACCTATGCCAAGGGCTTCAAGTCGGGCGGCTTCGTCGACAATGCCTATCGCAACCCGACCATCCCGCTGGAACCGGAAAAGGCCGAGAATTACGAGATCGGCGCCAAGTCGCGGCTGTTCGACAACAAGCTGGACCTGAACGTCGCGCTGTTCCGGCAAACGACCAAGAACCTCCAGAATTTCTCCGGCGCGGGCGGTATCGCGCATACCTATAACGGCACGCTCAAGATGAAGGGGCTGGAGGTCGAATCCGTGATCCGTCCGGTCGAGGATCTGCGCCTGACCGCCAACTACACGCATCTGGTCGGCAAATATACGTCGCTGCGCGATCCGCTGGTGAACCTCGATTATTCGGGCAACCCGGCCAAGTTCGCGCCGCGCGACAGCTTCACCGTGGGTGCGGCCTATACCGGGCGCCTGGGCAATGGCGCGACGCTGACGCCGCAGGCGGACTTCAACTTCTCCACCCGCATCTCGACCGATGATGCGAACACGCTGCGCCTCTACGACAATCTGCACGAGGATACCCGCGGGCGGACGCTCAATGCACGGCTCAATTACGAGACGGCGGACGGGCGGTTCCAGATCGGCTTGTGGGGCAAGAACCTCACCAACAACTATCAGATCGTCAATGCGGACGACATCACCGCCTTCCTCGCGGTGCCCGGCAACGGCACGACCTATTGGAAGATCTTCACCAACACGCCGCGGACCTACGGCCTGACGCTGTCGTTCCGTCACTAA
- a CDS encoding SDR family NAD(P)-dependent oxidoreductase, giving the protein MTDQFTLPANGSFSFSGRAALVTGGGRGVGEAVAREIHAGGGRVAVSDVDIDVAQAVAASLDPSGETAIALTLDVREKDHFLAARDKMAALWGKVDIVVNNAGFAKRTPTQDISPEEFDAIVQINMRSVFLSCQIFSEHMRENGYGRIVNITSLAGQNGGTVASPHYAASKAGAIMLTKYFARYLAGTGVTVNAIAPGPIDTAKARLSAEQIARVEGEVPVGRFMAVGEIAAATALLASDRGGFFVGATLDMNGGLYLR; this is encoded by the coding sequence ATGACCGATCAATTCACCCTTCCCGCCAATGGCAGCTTTTCCTTCTCAGGGCGCGCCGCCCTGGTGACCGGCGGCGGCCGGGGCGTGGGAGAGGCGGTGGCGCGCGAAATCCATGCCGGTGGTGGGCGCGTGGCGGTGAGCGACGTCGATATCGATGTCGCGCAGGCGGTGGCGGCTTCGCTGGATCCGTCGGGCGAAACGGCGATCGCCCTGACGCTGGACGTGCGGGAAAAGGATCATTTCCTGGCCGCGCGGGACAAGATGGCGGCCCTTTGGGGCAAGGTCGATATTGTGGTGAACAATGCGGGCTTCGCCAAGCGCACGCCGACGCAGGATATATCACCCGAAGAATTTGACGCGATCGTCCAGATCAACATGCGCAGCGTGTTCCTGAGCTGCCAGATATTCTCCGAACATATGCGCGAAAATGGCTATGGCCGGATCGTCAACATCACTTCGCTCGCCGGGCAGAATGGCGGGACGGTCGCCTCCCCCCATTATGCCGCGTCGAAGGCCGGGGCGATCATGCTGACCAAATATTTCGCGCGCTATCTGGCCGGGACCGGCGTGACCGTGAACGCCATCGCGCCGGGACCGATCGACACCGCCAAGGCGCGCCTGTCGGCCGAACAGATCGCGCGGGTCGAGGGCGAAGTGCCGGTCGGCCGCTTCATGGCAGTGGGCGAGATCGCGGCCGCGACGGCGTTGCTGGCGTCGGACCGGGGCGGGTTCTTCGTCGGCGCGACGCTGGACATGAATGGGGGGCTGTATTTGCGGTGA
- a CDS encoding aromatic ring-hydroxylating dioxygenase subunit alpha, producing MFIYNAWYVAAFAADIEPGKTLGRKYLNKAVVLFRTESGEIAALEDRCSHRAMPLSAGHVDGDVIRCCYHGVEFNGKGACTRIPNQARIPASANVRHYPVVEKDHLIWIWMGEPALADPSIIVDSPEHNDPAWTWRPYNFPVKANWQLIIDNIMDLTHVPYIHARTIGGNPEQHYNADTKVEFDGRKVTLLRKMPNSVPPKSYIDAGGFKGRVDRWQEVRFEPGIGMTCRVNAGGCEVDTGAYEGKRDNGFMLANNHFITPETETTSHYLWTICTTAPKESGVPDVLFDQFFDTITEDEETLQAQQARIDDEPERPFVGIASDGAVNQARRLLSAMQEAEEGAKVAA from the coding sequence ATGTTCATCTACAACGCATGGTATGTGGCCGCCTTCGCAGCCGATATCGAACCGGGCAAGACGCTGGGGCGCAAATATCTGAACAAGGCGGTCGTGCTGTTCCGCACCGAAAGTGGCGAGATCGCCGCGCTGGAGGACCGGTGCAGCCATCGCGCCATGCCGCTGTCCGCCGGCCATGTCGACGGCGACGTCATCCGTTGCTGCTATCATGGCGTCGAGTTCAACGGGAAAGGCGCCTGTACCCGTATCCCCAACCAGGCGCGCATTCCCGCGTCCGCCAATGTCCGCCATTATCCCGTGGTGGAGAAGGATCATCTGATCTGGATATGGATGGGCGAACCGGCGCTGGCCGATCCGTCGATCATCGTCGATAGCCCCGAACATAATGATCCGGCCTGGACCTGGCGCCCCTATAATTTTCCGGTGAAGGCCAACTGGCAGCTCATTATCGACAATATCATGGACCTGACCCATGTGCCCTATATCCATGCGCGCACGATCGGCGGGAACCCGGAGCAGCATTATAATGCCGACACCAAGGTCGAGTTTGACGGCCGCAAGGTGACGCTGTTGCGCAAAATGCCCAATTCGGTGCCGCCCAAATCCTATATCGATGCTGGCGGCTTCAAGGGCCGGGTCGATCGCTGGCAGGAGGTGCGGTTCGAGCCGGGCATCGGCATGACCTGCCGTGTCAATGCCGGTGGCTGCGAGGTGGATACCGGCGCCTATGAGGGCAAGCGCGACAATGGCTTCATGCTGGCGAACAATCATTTCATCACGCCGGAGACGGAAACGACCAGCCATTATCTCTGGACCATCTGCACCACCGCGCCCAAGGAAAGCGGCGTTCCGGACGTGCTGTTCGACCAGTTTTTCGATACCATCACCGAGGATGAGGAAACGCTGCAGGCGCAGCAGGCGCGCATCGATGACGAACCGGAGCGGCCCTTCGTGGGCATCGCCAGCGATGGTGCGGTCAACCAGGCGCGCCGCCTGCTGAGCGCCATGCAGGAAGCGGAGGAAGGCGCGAAGGTCGCGGCCTGA
- a CDS encoding MerR family DNA-binding transcriptional regulator yields the protein MRELEERTGVHRETIRVYLREGLIPEPARPAKPSPTMVRNMCRRSWRCGGCSAKTG from the coding sequence ATGCGCGAACTGGAAGAGCGGACCGGAGTCCATCGCGAGACGATCCGCGTCTATCTGCGCGAAGGATTGATTCCAGAGCCGGCTCGCCCCGCAAAACCGTCGCCGACTATGGTGAGGAACATGTGCAGGCGATCCTGGCGGTGCGGCGGTTGCAGCGCGAAAACCGGCTGA
- a CDS encoding cytochrome P450, with the protein MATSLDADVRPIIPDDIARVVIAPKSYTDDATIYGAFRWLREHMPLGIAQVPGYDPIWVVTKHADIKEVERNGKLFHNADHNPILVDQASDAFTREINGGSLRILSSLTYMDPPEHASYRTLTSNWFLPGKISKLEEQIRVLARQSVDNLLSFDGECDFVRDFALHYPLRVIMTLFGVPPEDEPRMLKLTQEFFGVHDPEEQRPEMAADPVVAAKQWAASIEDFYVYFDKLSAARREQPTDDLLSLIANSRINGAPIPRDEANGYYVAIATAGHDTTSSSTAGGLHGMMVYPENWAKVKADPSLIPGLVDEAIRWTSPVKHFMRNATADTQVRGMDIRAMDRLMICYPSGNRDEAVFADADRFDITRSPNPHIAFGFGPHMCLGQHLAKLEMRILFEELLPHLESVELAGDPRLVETNFVGGYKALPIRFKKS; encoded by the coding sequence ATGGCGACTTCGCTGGATGCCGATGTGCGTCCGATCATTCCCGATGACATCGCCCGCGTCGTGATCGCACCGAAAAGCTATACGGACGACGCCACCATCTATGGTGCGTTCCGGTGGCTGCGGGAGCATATGCCGCTGGGGATCGCGCAGGTTCCGGGCTATGATCCGATCTGGGTCGTCACCAAACATGCCGACATCAAGGAAGTGGAGCGCAACGGCAAGCTGTTCCACAATGCCGATCACAACCCGATCCTGGTCGATCAGGCGTCCGACGCTTTTACGCGGGAGATCAATGGCGGGTCGCTGCGCATATTGTCGTCCCTCACCTATATGGACCCGCCCGAACATGCGTCTTACCGCACGCTGACTTCCAACTGGTTCCTGCCGGGCAAGATCAGCAAGCTGGAGGAACAGATCCGCGTGCTGGCGCGCCAGTCGGTCGACAATCTGCTGAGCTTCGACGGAGAATGCGATTTCGTCCGCGACTTCGCGCTCCATTATCCGCTGCGCGTCATCATGACCCTGTTCGGCGTGCCGCCAGAGGACGAGCCGCGGATGCTCAAGCTGACGCAGGAATTTTTCGGCGTGCATGATCCCGAGGAACAGCGGCCCGAAATGGCGGCCGATCCGGTGGTGGCGGCGAAGCAATGGGCGGCCTCGATCGAAGATTTCTACGTCTATTTCGACAAGCTGAGCGCGGCGCGGCGCGAGCAGCCCACCGACGACCTGCTGTCGCTGATCGCCAACTCGCGGATCAACGGCGCGCCGATCCCGCGCGACGAGGCGAACGGCTATTATGTCGCGATCGCCACCGCCGGGCATGACACGACATCGTCGTCCACCGCAGGCGGGCTGCACGGGATGATGGTCTATCCGGAGAATTGGGCGAAGGTGAAGGCGGACCCGTCGCTGATCCCCGGCCTGGTGGACGAGGCGATCCGCTGGACCAGCCCGGTCAAGCATTTCATGCGCAACGCCACCGCCGATACGCAGGTGCGCGGCATGGACATCCGCGCGATGGACCGGCTGATGATCTGCTACCCATCGGGCAATCGCGACGAGGCGGTGTTCGCCGATGCCGACCGGTTCGACATCACGCGTTCGCCCAATCCGCACATCGCCTTCGGTTTCGGCCCGCATATGTGCCTGGGCCAGCATCTCGCCAAGCTGGAGATGCGCATATTGTTCGAGGAATTGTTGCCGCATCTGGAATCGGTCGAACTGGCGGGCGATCCGCGGCTGGTCGAGACCAATTTCGTCGGCGGCTACAAGGCGCTGCCGATCCGCTTCAAGAAAAGCTGA
- a CDS encoding aldehyde dehydrogenase family protein — MLIGGSWDAAGDGRTIDVEDPATGQVFASVPAGSAVDVDRAVTKARAAFESAVWARMRPLDRGKIIEAIARKIEDHAQELALLESYDNGKAVHHALAVDVPAAVDIFRYMAGWASKIYGQVNPISGDGRQYHSYSVREPIGVVGQIVPWNYPLAMAAWKIASALAAGCTIVLKPSEVTPLTALRLAELALEAGLPEGVLNIVTGYGHEAGQALVEHPGIDKIAFTGSTRVGKQIVQTAAKDLKRVTLELGGKSPSLIFADADIEKASIGAALAIFFNSGQVCLAASRLYVERSVFDKVVDGVAQVAKSFKLGHGRDPDTMLGPLVSKVQQGRVLDYIAQGKASGADLVTGGGTGDRDGYFVEPTIFANPDADASIVREEIFGPVLVATPFDDVDDVVRQANDTRYGLAANIWTRDLSRAHLTARKLQAGTVWINTHGMNDPSAPFGGVKESGWGREVGEEGVLHYTETKTVTALLDD, encoded by the coding sequence ATGCTGATCGGCGGGTCGTGGGACGCGGCCGGGGACGGTCGCACCATCGACGTGGAAGACCCGGCGACGGGACAGGTGTTCGCCAGCGTTCCGGCGGGTAGCGCCGTGGATGTGGACCGGGCCGTGACAAAGGCGCGCGCCGCGTTCGAGTCTGCCGTCTGGGCGCGGATGCGGCCGCTCGATCGCGGCAAGATCATCGAGGCGATCGCCCGCAAGATCGAGGATCATGCGCAGGAACTGGCGCTGCTCGAAAGCTATGACAACGGCAAGGCGGTGCATCATGCGCTGGCCGTGGACGTGCCGGCCGCCGTCGACATCTTCCGCTACATGGCGGGCTGGGCGTCGAAAATCTATGGGCAGGTGAACCCGATTTCGGGCGATGGCCGCCAATATCACAGCTATTCCGTGCGCGAACCGATCGGCGTCGTCGGCCAGATCGTGCCGTGGAATTATCCGCTGGCGATGGCGGCGTGGAAGATCGCGTCGGCGCTGGCGGCGGGTTGCACCATCGTGCTGAAACCCTCCGAAGTGACGCCGCTGACTGCGCTGCGCCTGGCCGAACTGGCGCTGGAGGCCGGGCTGCCCGAAGGCGTGCTCAACATCGTCACCGGCTATGGCCATGAGGCGGGGCAGGCGCTGGTCGAGCATCCCGGCATCGACAAGATCGCCTTCACCGGATCGACCCGCGTGGGCAAGCAGATCGTCCAGACGGCGGCGAAGGATCTGAAGCGCGTCACGCTGGAACTGGGCGGCAAGTCGCCCTCGCTGATCTTCGCCGATGCGGATATCGAGAAGGCCAGCATCGGCGCTGCGCTCGCCATCTTCTTCAATTCTGGGCAGGTGTGCCTCGCGGCCTCGCGCCTCTATGTCGAGCGATCGGTGTTCGACAAGGTGGTGGATGGCGTTGCGCAGGTCGCCAAGAGCTTCAAGCTGGGCCATGGCCGCGATCCCGACACAATGCTGGGGCCGCTGGTGTCGAAGGTGCAGCAGGGCCGGGTACTGGACTATATCGCGCAGGGCAAGGCGAGTGGCGCGGACCTCGTCACCGGCGGCGGGACGGGCGATCGGGACGGCTATTTCGTCGAGCCGACGATCTTCGCCAATCCCGACGCTGACGCCAGCATCGTGCGGGAGGAGATTTTCGGCCCGGTGCTGGTGGCGACCCCGTTTGACGATGTGGACGATGTCGTCCGCCAAGCCAATGACACCCGCTATGGCCTGGCCGCCAATATCTGGACCCGCGATCTGTCGCGCGCCCACCTGACCGCGCGCAAGCTGCAGGCCGGGACGGTGTGGATCAACACCCATGGCATGAATGATCCGTCCGCGCCCTTTGGCGGCGTCAAGGAATCCGGCTGGGGTCGCGAGGTCGGTGAGGAGGGCGTGCTTCATTATACCGAAACCAAGACGGTGACGGCGCTGCTGGACGATTGA
- a CDS encoding DUF7065 domain-containing protein, whose translation MTALTNVYMTENCERHIPNPAICKWNQSYYFNFYDRQAKLGGFIRFGFMENMGETNGFAIFFMDGKPLFTRINMNLPYTRDRPDGGVTVAGVRLEAIKPLQTCRITIDTEDFGVDLSWDQRFPMGDSIVPGNEDDAIARELAYIHLEGVCDVTGTVRLRTGQTITIKDAGFRDVSCGPRNWAGVQHYRLAWPIFDNGMSCVAVHAITEQGEGYQKILHDGQRWHHIGRVEEVIEYEPDEMGFKHVHWKVWDEDERLWEFTAKPLFRWQFPFDSFVMVEQMMEYRLSDGTVGYGMGEGGFRFPWEGNGN comes from the coding sequence ATGACGGCACTCACCAACGTTTACATGACCGAAAATTGTGAGCGTCATATTCCCAATCCGGCCATCTGCAAATGGAACCAGAGCTACTATTTTAACTTCTACGACCGGCAGGCGAAACTGGGTGGCTTCATCCGCTTCGGGTTCATGGAGAATATGGGCGAAACCAATGGCTTCGCAATTTTCTTCATGGACGGAAAGCCGCTGTTCACCCGCATCAACATGAATCTTCCCTACACCAGGGACCGTCCAGATGGTGGGGTGACCGTGGCGGGCGTGCGCCTTGAGGCGATAAAGCCGTTGCAAACCTGCCGGATCACGATCGACACCGAGGATTTCGGCGTCGACCTGAGCTGGGATCAGCGCTTCCCGATGGGCGACAGTATCGTTCCGGGGAACGAGGACGATGCGATCGCACGCGAACTGGCCTATATCCATCTGGAAGGCGTGTGCGACGTCACGGGCACGGTGCGCCTGCGCACCGGGCAGACCATCACGATCAAGGATGCGGGCTTTCGCGACGTCAGCTGCGGCCCGCGCAATTGGGCGGGAGTGCAGCATTACCGGCTGGCATGGCCGATCTTCGACAATGGCATGTCCTGCGTTGCGGTCCACGCCATCACCGAGCAGGGCGAGGGCTATCAGAAGATTCTGCACGACGGGCAGCGCTGGCATCATATCGGCCGGGTCGAGGAAGTGATCGAATACGAGCCCGACGAGATGGGCTTCAAACATGTCCACTGGAAGGTGTGGGACGAGGATGAACGGCTGTGGGAGTTCACCGCCAAGCCGTTGTTCCGCTGGCAATTTCCCTTCGACAGTTTCGTGATGGTCGAACAGATGATGGAATATCGGCTAAGCGACGGGACGGTTGGCTACGGCATGGGCGAAGGCGGCTTCCGCTTTCCCTGGGAAGGCAATGGCAATTGA
- a CDS encoding phosphotransferase family protein, producing the protein MSEIIDAPSIDRIDIWNRDDMEPRIREILDRTVRDRAKGPYAAKTDSEVIAMLEDYFARTEGLEAIGISDVSRMAGGASKEQFAFTLRHREDAAGERLVLRMDPLEAISQTCRGREAQVHVAFADILPVASVRSIDADGEIMGQPAIILGFVNGVTEPSEGTGHGVSGIGTRYDDWADKLAPQFIDALAQVHRFDWRSADLSYYAAPEAGTRQAAIWQVNWWSQVWWDGVVQPVAMVTYAERWLREHAPVCDAPVMCHSDLRLGNFMFEEPSGKFTAVLDWELAHIGDFHEDIAWAIQRLFGTWTDDGTFLVCGLIARDEFLRAYEAASGNRIDPVKLRYYEVLNAYKCAVIDLGQAMRAATQSNNHQDIILTWLGSAGAVFLEQLVMLIREA; encoded by the coding sequence ATGAGCGAGATCATCGACGCGCCGTCGATCGACAGGATCGATATCTGGAACCGCGACGACATGGAGCCGCGCATCCGGGAGATACTCGACAGGACCGTGCGGGACCGGGCGAAAGGCCCCTATGCAGCGAAGACCGATAGCGAGGTCATCGCCATGCTGGAGGATTATTTCGCCAGGACCGAAGGGCTGGAAGCCATCGGCATTTCCGATGTATCGCGCATGGCGGGCGGCGCTTCGAAGGAGCAGTTCGCCTTCACCTTGCGGCACAGGGAGGACGCGGCGGGGGAGCGGCTGGTGCTGCGCATGGACCCGCTGGAGGCGATTTCGCAGACCTGTCGCGGGCGCGAGGCGCAGGTGCATGTCGCCTTTGCCGACATATTGCCGGTCGCATCGGTCCGCAGCATCGATGCGGACGGCGAAATAATGGGCCAGCCGGCGATCATCCTGGGCTTCGTCAACGGCGTGACCGAGCCGAGCGAAGGCACGGGACATGGCGTGTCGGGCATTGGCACGCGCTATGACGATTGGGCGGACAAACTGGCCCCCCAATTTATCGACGCGCTGGCGCAGGTGCATCGGTTCGACTGGCGTTCCGCCGACTTGTCCTATTATGCGGCGCCCGAAGCGGGGACGCGACAGGCCGCGATCTGGCAGGTCAACTGGTGGTCGCAGGTCTGGTGGGACGGCGTCGTCCAGCCGGTCGCGATGGTGACTTATGCCGAACGCTGGCTGCGCGAACATGCACCGGTCTGCGACGCGCCCGTCATGTGCCACAGCGATCTGCGGCTGGGCAATTTCATGTTCGAGGAACCAAGCGGCAAGTTCACCGCCGTACTGGACTGGGAACTGGCGCATATCGGGGATTTCCACGAGGATATCGCCTGGGCCATCCAGCGCCTTTTTGGCACCTGGACGGACGACGGCACCTTCCTGGTGTGCGGGCTGATCGCGCGGGACGAGTTCCTGCGCGCCTATGAAGCCGCGTCCGGCAACCGCATCGATCCGGTGAAACTGCGCTATTATGAGGTGCTCAACGCCTATAAATGCGCGGTGATCGACCTGGGCCAGGCGATGCGCGCCGCGACGCAGAGCAATAATCACCAGGATATCATCCTCACCTGGCTTGGCTCAGCCGGCGCCGTGTTCCTGGAACAACTCGTCATGCTCATTCGGGAGGCCTGA